From one Sulfurimonas sp. HSL-3221 genomic stretch:
- a CDS encoding chorismate mutase, with the protein MKECNSLAEVRDEIDQLDDQIVELIAKRNKYIKQAARFKNTIDEVKAPDRIDAVIQRLRRKALDLDLSPNLVADLYKLMIDEMVETEIAELRNAKDL; encoded by the coding sequence ATGAAAGAGTGCAACTCCCTTGCAGAAGTCCGCGACGAGATCGACCAGCTTGACGATCAGATCGTCGAGCTCATCGCCAAACGCAACAAGTACATCAAGCAGGCCGCCCGCTTCAAGAACACCATCGACGAGGTCAAAGCCCCCGACCGCATCGATGCCGTCATCCAGCGCCTGCGGCGCAAAGCCCTCGACCTCGACCTCTCTCCCAACCTCGTCGCCGACCTCTACAAGCTGATGATCGACGAGATGGTCGAGACGGAAATCGCCGAACTGCGCAACGCGAAGGACCTGTAA
- a CDS encoding class I SAM-dependent methyltransferase, with the protein MSRFDAAAADWDKGDLRQQIAAHTADAVIGTIPLNDTMSLLDFGAGTGLLTYRVAPLVHSVTAVDTSEKMLEVLQSKSTPEHVIKTVCADITQIPLEENFDGIISSMAMHHVEDTEGFLKTLFEHLNPGGFIAVADLDKEDGSFHSHGNDGVFHFGFDREKLTEMAKKCGFVDAAFTTALTIEKPEKNYPVFLFTAYKA; encoded by the coding sequence ATGTCCCGTTTTGACGCCGCGGCCGCCGACTGGGACAAGGGAGACCTGCGCCAGCAGATCGCCGCGCATACCGCCGACGCCGTCATCGGCACCATCCCCCTGAACGACACCATGTCCCTGCTCGACTTCGGCGCGGGGACGGGGCTGCTCACCTACCGCGTCGCCCCGCTCGTACACTCCGTCACCGCCGTCGACACCTCCGAGAAGATGCTGGAGGTACTGCAGAGCAAAAGCACGCCCGAGCACGTTATCAAAACCGTCTGCGCCGACATCACGCAGATCCCCCTCGAGGAGAACTTTGACGGCATCATCAGCTCCATGGCGATGCACCACGTCGAGGACACCGAGGGGTTCCTCAAGACCCTCTTTGAGCACCTCAACCCCGGCGGCTTCATCGCCGTCGCCGACCTCGACAAGGAGGACGGCAGCTTCCACTCCCACGGCAATGACGGCGTCTTTCATTTCGGCTTCGATCGGGAAAAGTTGACTGAGATGGCAAAGAAGTGCGGGTTCGTCGATGCGGCCTTCACGACCGCACTGACCATTGAAAAACCGGAGAAGAACTACCCGGTCTTCCTCTTTACTGCTTACAAAGCATAA
- a CDS encoding YgaP family membrane protein, with protein MCVNMGTVDKVIRIILGIALIAYGLVASNYIVAVIGLVPLLTGVFGVCPLYIPLKLNTGCKHEEKKEEAE; from the coding sequence ATGTGTGTCAATATGGGAACCGTCGATAAGGTCATCCGGATCATTCTGGGCATCGCCCTGATCGCCTACGGGCTTGTCGCCTCGAACTACATAGTTGCCGTGATCGGGCTCGTACCGCTGCTGACGGGAGTCTTCGGCGTCTGTCCGCTGTACATTCCGCTGAAGCTCAATACGGGGTGCAAGCACGAAGAGAAGAAAGAGGAAGCGGAGTGA
- a CDS encoding ABC transporter ATP-binding protein, which translates to MQEMTWRTLLRDTKPFRKRITLGQLVAVLAVAISLPVPLLFPLLVDQVLLEKPAQLTGLIDLLFAPEHPWGYIVVVLLTTLFLRMLFVVANVFQSRLFTIISKHLVFTIRRRILEHLRHVSVSEYEALGGGGVSARLVTDIDTVDAFIGVSIGRFFVSALSLIGVALVLLFINWQLALIILLLNPAVVALTTWLGKKVRRLKRTENQRIERFQNRLSETLDLFVQIRTYNQEQRYIDSMIDDARSIRDASTQYGWKSEAAGQLSSLLFLSGFEFFRASSMLMVLFSSLSIGEMFAVLGYLWFMVTPLQDMLQIIFSYQNATAALERLNALLRLEKEPKYPHEQNPFEGRATNAISVEHLSFGYGKKRVLHDISMQIHAGKTVALLGHSGSGKTTLAQLVLGLYAPQEGSICIDDVPVEQIGLDVIRDHVALVLQTPKMFNDTLRQNLTLGRDLPDDKLYDVLHVAQLDDVVSKLTEGLETMIGKDGIRLSGGERQRLSIARMLLHAPSVVILDESTSALDVQTESHLFTSLRDYLKGKTTLIIAHRLSTVEHADYVYFLDDGRIVEAGTPEELLRREGFYQRFVQKQLVH; encoded by the coding sequence ATGCAAGAAATGACCTGGCGCACGCTGCTGCGCGATACGAAACCCTTTCGCAAGCGGATCACCCTGGGGCAGCTCGTCGCGGTGCTGGCCGTCGCGATCTCCCTCCCGGTCCCGCTGCTCTTCCCGCTGCTCGTCGACCAGGTGCTGCTCGAAAAGCCCGCACAGCTGACGGGGCTGATCGACCTGCTGTTCGCGCCCGAACATCCCTGGGGCTACATCGTCGTCGTGCTGCTGACGACGCTGTTCCTGCGCATGCTCTTTGTCGTCGCCAACGTCTTCCAGTCCCGCCTCTTTACGATCATCTCCAAGCACCTCGTCTTTACGATCCGCCGGCGCATCCTGGAGCACCTTCGCCATGTCTCCGTCTCCGAGTACGAAGCCCTGGGCGGCGGGGGCGTGAGCGCGCGGCTGGTGACGGACATCGACACCGTCGACGCCTTCATCGGGGTGAGCATCGGCCGCTTTTTCGTCTCGGCCCTCTCCCTGATCGGCGTGGCGCTGGTACTGCTCTTCATCAACTGGCAGCTGGCCCTGATCATTTTGCTGCTCAATCCCGCCGTCGTCGCGCTGACGACCTGGCTGGGCAAGAAGGTGCGGCGGCTCAAACGGACGGAGAACCAGCGGATCGAACGGTTCCAGAACCGCCTCTCCGAGACCCTGGACCTCTTCGTACAGATCCGTACCTACAACCAGGAGCAGCGCTACATCGACAGCATGATCGACGATGCCCGCTCCATCCGCGACGCCTCGACGCAGTACGGCTGGAAGAGCGAGGCGGCGGGGCAGCTCTCTTCGCTGCTCTTTCTGAGCGGGTTTGAGTTCTTCCGGGCGAGCTCCATGCTGATGGTGCTCTTCTCGTCGCTCTCCATCGGCGAGATGTTCGCCGTGCTGGGCTACCTCTGGTTCATGGTGACGCCGCTGCAGGATATGCTGCAGATCATCTTCTCCTACCAGAACGCCACGGCGGCGCTCGAGCGCCTCAATGCGCTGCTGCGGCTCGAGAAGGAGCCCAAATACCCCCACGAGCAGAACCCCTTCGAGGGGAGGGCGACGAACGCCATCTCCGTGGAACACCTCAGTTTCGGCTACGGCAAGAAAAGGGTGCTACACGACATCTCGATGCAGATCCACGCGGGCAAGACCGTGGCGCTGCTGGGGCACAGCGGCAGCGGCAAAACGACGCTGGCGCAGCTGGTGCTGGGGCTCTACGCCCCGCAGGAGGGGAGCATCTGCATCGACGACGTTCCCGTTGAGCAGATCGGCCTCGACGTCATCCGCGACCATGTCGCCCTGGTGCTGCAGACGCCGAAGATGTTCAACGACACCCTGCGGCAGAACCTGACCCTCGGGCGGGACCTCCCCGACGACAAGCTTTACGACGTGCTGCACGTCGCGCAGCTCGACGACGTCGTCTCCAAGCTCACGGAAGGGCTGGAGACGATGATCGGCAAAGACGGCATAAGGCTCTCCGGCGGGGAGCGTCAGCGCCTCTCCATCGCCCGGATGCTGCTGCACGCACCGAGCGTCGTCATCCTCGACGAATCGACCTCGGCGCTGGACGTGCAGACGGAGAGCCACCTCTTCACCTCCCTGCGCGACTACCTCAAGGGCAAGACGACCCTCATCATCGCCCACCGCCTCAGCACCGTCGAGCACGCGGACTACGTCTATTTCCTCGACGACGGGCGCATCGTCGAGGCGGGCACACCGGAGGAGCTGCTGCGGCGCGAGGGGTTCTACCAGCGCTTTGTGCAGAAACAGCTCGTGCATTGA
- a CDS encoding DUF4382 domain-containing protein produces the protein MKSFYASIAAAAVLMAGIAGCGGSSSNSGTLNVALMDAPADFQAVYVTIDKVMVHRADESNESNATWLTVADVNGTYDLLKLRDGNVSMIGVTNIPAAKYTQMRLVLSAESNDSTVHPFGNYVVIDGNASELTVPSMVIKESHNFVMAADGNMTMTVDFDANKSIHSTGSNKWMLKPVLHVDTK, from the coding sequence ATGAAAAGCTTTTACGCAAGTATCGCTGCGGCCGCTGTGCTGATGGCCGGGATCGCCGGTTGCGGCGGCAGTTCATCCAACAGCGGGACGCTGAATGTCGCCCTAATGGACGCACCGGCTGATTTTCAAGCCGTCTATGTGACCATTGACAAGGTCATGGTACACCGCGCCGACGAATCCAACGAGTCAAACGCAACCTGGCTCACCGTGGCGGACGTCAACGGTACCTACGACCTGCTGAAACTGCGCGACGGCAACGTCTCGATGATCGGCGTTACGAACATCCCGGCGGCCAAGTATACGCAGATGCGTCTGGTCCTCTCCGCAGAGAGCAACGACTCTACGGTCCATCCGTTCGGCAACTACGTTGTCATCGACGGCAACGCCAGCGAACTGACGGTCCCTAGCATGGTCATCAAAGAGAGCCACAACTTCGTGATGGCGGCGGATGGAAACATGACGATGACGGTCGACTTCGACGCGAACAAGTCAATCCACTCCACCGGCAGCAACAAGTGGATGCTCAAGCCGGTCCTGCACGTCGATACGAAGTAA
- a CDS encoding dihydroorotase, with translation MIFENVTICDCDGERVASVRIEEGRITEIAEQIAGNERVDATGKVLLPALVDTNVRLKDGRLTGRHLVDLAKAARKGGVGTVVLSPDSTPSVDDAISLEFVQNQRDGCEGARIETTIAATIDDERFSNIAILLKRGAIAPYMTTSISNHLAVRVAEYVKMFGGTLFCRAYDRNLSANGVMNEGAVAQRLGLVGIPALGEPVHVARMIEIAREFGIAIVFKSIASPRSLEMISAAKREGVDVRCEVSLHHLLKSDAACEGFNTVAKLDPPLQSEADVAKLREAFEAGAVDMLTLLHQPNSPVNKEVAFADAAYGCESISDALPLLYTKLVASGWIGWERLIALCVREPARSIGRDAGTIGVGSTDLVLFDPRPVRMLENRQSLFDGETLHGTVEKLFTIS, from the coding sequence ATGATTTTTGAAAACGTGACGATTTGCGACTGCGACGGCGAACGCGTCGCTTCCGTTCGCATCGAGGAGGGGCGCATCACCGAGATCGCCGAACAGATCGCCGGCAACGAGCGGGTCGATGCCACCGGCAAGGTTCTGCTGCCGGCGCTCGTGGACACGAACGTCCGTCTCAAGGACGGACGCCTGACGGGCCGCCACCTGGTCGACCTGGCCAAGGCGGCGCGCAAAGGGGGTGTAGGGACGGTCGTGCTCTCCCCGGACTCCACGCCTTCGGTCGACGATGCGATCTCCCTGGAGTTTGTCCAGAACCAGCGTGACGGATGCGAAGGGGCGCGGATCGAAACGACCATCGCCGCGACCATAGACGACGAGCGTTTCAGTAACATCGCCATTCTGCTCAAGCGCGGGGCGATCGCGCCTTATATGACGACGTCCATCTCCAACCACCTGGCCGTGCGGGTTGCCGAGTACGTCAAGATGTTCGGCGGGACGCTTTTTTGCCGCGCCTACGACCGTAACCTCTCCGCCAACGGGGTGATGAACGAAGGGGCGGTGGCGCAGCGCCTCGGCCTGGTCGGCATCCCCGCACTCGGCGAACCGGTCCACGTGGCGCGGATGATCGAGATCGCCCGCGAGTTCGGGATCGCCATCGTCTTCAAAAGCATCGCCTCCCCGCGCTCCCTCGAGATGATCTCCGCCGCCAAGCGCGAGGGGGTGGACGTGCGCTGCGAAGTGAGCCTGCACCACTTGCTCAAAAGCGATGCGGCGTGCGAAGGGTTCAACACCGTTGCCAAACTCGACCCGCCGCTGCAGTCCGAAGCGGACGTGGCAAAACTGCGCGAAGCCTTCGAGGCCGGGGCGGTCGACATGCTGACCCTGCTGCACCAGCCCAACTCCCCGGTGAATAAAGAGGTCGCCTTCGCCGACGCGGCCTACGGCTGCGAAAGCATCTCCGATGCGCTGCCGCTGCTCTACACGAAACTCGTCGCTTCGGGCTGGATCGGCTGGGAGCGGCTGATCGCGCTCTGCGTGCGCGAACCGGCCCGCAGCATCGGGCGCGACGCCGGCACGATCGGCGTCGGCAGCACGGACCTGGTGCTCTTCGACCCGCGCCCTGTCCGCATGCTGGAAAACCGTCAGTCGCTCTTTGATGGCGAAACCCTTCATGGAACGGTCGAAAAACTCTTCACAATCTCCTGA
- a CDS encoding c-type cytochrome: protein MRFFLLILFAAVAFAAQESDETYERGKTLYFQNGCNNCHGSRAEGTGNYPSLANRAKGFLAYKLQTFRKGVADTPMQEMMIGFASPLSDADIDAITTFLHDFHDAQTDRYDPAFQQWGDGGS, encoded by the coding sequence GTGCGTTTTTTTCTTTTGATTCTTTTCGCAGCCGTTGCATTCGCGGCGCAAGAGAGCGATGAGACCTACGAACGGGGGAAGACCCTCTACTTTCAAAACGGCTGCAACAACTGCCACGGCTCCCGCGCGGAGGGAACCGGCAACTACCCTTCTCTCGCCAACCGGGCCAAAGGGTTTCTGGCCTATAAACTACAGACCTTCCGCAAAGGGGTCGCCGATACCCCGATGCAGGAGATGATGATCGGCTTTGCGTCGCCACTCAGCGACGCGGACATTGATGCCATCACCACCTTCCTGCACGACTTCCACGACGCCCAGACGGATCGCTACGACCCGGCCTTCCAGCAGTGGGGAGACGGCGGATCATGA
- the lpxB gene encoding lipid-A-disaccharide synthase, with amino-acid sequence MKLLVSALEHSANVHLKALKAELGDDIELIGIFDSALGEPIVDLRSLAIMGFVDALKKLRYFFKLADEMVALAAEADKVLLMDSSGFNLPLAKKIKKRYPDKEIIYYILPQAWAWKQKRIPVLERTIDRLASILPFEKEYYSPEAPIEYVGHPLLDEIAHFKTEAAPVLKRVAFMPGSRKSEIRRLMPVFRELRSRLDAEAVIVVPKHFAKEELNDLYGNLSPFIVAHDAHAALYESDFAFICSGTATLEASLIGTPFVLAYVAKPLDYLIAKTLVKLDYIGLANIMFSRFKGRPLHPELIQNDVTAEALLGAMQTLDRPAFVEDAKALRGYLEHGSSARVAHLIEGEQE; translated from the coding sequence ATGAAGCTGCTCGTTTCCGCCCTGGAGCACTCCGCCAACGTCCACCTGAAGGCCCTCAAAGCCGAACTCGGCGACGACATCGAGCTGATCGGCATCTTCGACAGCGCCCTGGGCGAGCCCATCGTCGACCTGCGCTCCCTGGCGATCATGGGCTTCGTCGACGCGCTTAAAAAGCTGCGCTATTTCTTCAAGCTCGCCGACGAGATGGTCGCGCTCGCCGCCGAGGCCGACAAGGTGCTGCTGATGGACTCCTCGGGCTTCAACCTCCCCCTGGCCAAAAAGATCAAGAAGCGCTACCCCGACAAAGAGATCATCTACTACATCCTCCCCCAGGCCTGGGCGTGGAAACAGAAACGGATCCCCGTGCTTGAGCGCACTATTGACCGCCTCGCCTCCATCCTCCCTTTTGAGAAGGAGTACTACAGCCCGGAGGCCCCCATCGAGTACGTCGGCCACCCCCTGCTTGACGAGATTGCGCACTTCAAAACCGAGGCCGCCCCGGTGCTCAAACGCGTCGCCTTTATGCCCGGAAGCCGCAAAAGCGAAATCAGGCGTCTGATGCCGGTGTTCAGGGAACTGCGCTCCCGCCTCGATGCCGAAGCGGTGATCGTTGTGCCGAAGCATTTTGCGAAAGAAGAGCTGAATGATCTTTACGGTAACCTATCACCGTTTATTGTGGCACACGATGCGCATGCGGCCCTCTACGAGAGCGATTTCGCCTTTATCTGCAGCGGCACCGCGACCCTCGAGGCTTCCCTGATCGGCACCCCGTTCGTCCTCGCCTACGTGGCGAAACCGCTGGACTACCTGATCGCAAAGACGCTCGTCAAACTCGACTACATCGGCCTGGCGAACATCATGTTCTCCCGCTTCAAAGGGCGGCCGCTGCACCCGGAGCTGATCCAGAACGACGTGACGGCGGAGGCGCTTTTGGGCGCGATGCAGACCCTCGACCGTCCGGCGTTTGTCGAAGACGCCAAGGCGCTCCGGGGGTATCTTGAACACGGCAGCAGCGCGCGTGTGGCACATCTTATCGAAGGTGAACAGGAATGA
- a CDS encoding DegT/DnrJ/EryC1/StrS family aminotransferase — translation MKINFIDLQAQYQAYKEEIDREVGEVMASAQFIGGPKLQKLESDLAAYTGAAHAIGCSSGTDALLLALMALDIKAGDEVITTPFTFIATAEVIAFLGAKSVFVDIDEATYNIDAALIEDAITERTKAIIPVSLYGQCADMDAVNAIAAKHGLPVIEDACQSFGAEYKGKKSCNLSTIGCTSFFPSKPLGAYGDGGAVFTSDDALAEKIRMLLNHGQNERYKHKYIGINGRLDAIQAAVLNVKLAHFDDEVEARMRIGAAYSEKLANANVVTPAVMAERTSVYAQYSVRVKHREAVAAALNAKGIPTAVHYPMPLHLQEAFAPLGYKPGDFPVSERVSEEIMSLPMSPYLTAEQQDFIVTALEENA, via the coding sequence ATGAAAATCAATTTTATCGATCTGCAGGCGCAGTATCAGGCATACAAAGAGGAGATCGACCGCGAAGTCGGCGAGGTCATGGCATCGGCCCAGTTCATCGGCGGACCGAAACTGCAAAAGCTTGAGAGCGACCTGGCCGCCTATACCGGCGCCGCGCACGCCATCGGCTGCAGCAGCGGCACCGACGCCCTGCTGCTGGCCCTCATGGCCCTCGACATCAAAGCCGGCGACGAGGTCATCACCACCCCGTTCACCTTCATCGCCACGGCGGAAGTGATCGCCTTCCTCGGCGCCAAATCGGTCTTCGTCGACATCGACGAGGCGACCTACAACATCGACGCCGCACTCATTGAAGACGCCATCACCGAACGCACCAAAGCGATCATCCCCGTCTCCCTCTACGGCCAGTGCGCCGATATGGACGCCGTCAACGCCATCGCCGCCAAACACGGCCTCCCCGTTATCGAGGACGCCTGCCAGAGCTTCGGGGCCGAGTACAAAGGCAAAAAGTCCTGCAACCTCTCCACGATCGGCTGTACCTCCTTCTTCCCGTCCAAACCGCTGGGCGCCTACGGGGACGGCGGTGCCGTCTTTACCAGTGACGACGCTCTGGCGGAAAAAATCCGCATGCTGCTCAACCACGGCCAGAACGAGCGCTACAAGCACAAGTACATCGGCATCAACGGCCGTCTCGACGCCATCCAGGCGGCGGTCCTCAATGTCAAGCTCGCCCACTTCGACGATGAAGTCGAGGCGCGGATGCGCATCGGTGCGGCCTACAGCGAAAAGCTCGCCAACGCGAACGTCGTTACCCCTGCCGTCATGGCAGAACGTACCAGCGTCTACGCCCAGTACTCCGTCCGCGTCAAGCACCGCGAAGCTGTCGCCGCGGCCCTGAACGCCAAAGGAATCCCGACGGCGGTCCACTACCCCATGCCGCTGCACCTGCAGGAAGCCTTCGCACCACTGGGCTACAAACCCGGCGACTTCCCCGTCTCCGAGCGCGTCAGCGAAGAGATCATGTCCCTGCCGATGAGCCCCTACCTTACCGCGGAGCAGCAGGACTTCATCGTCACCGCCCTGGAGGAGAACGCATGA